ACGTGGGATACAACTTCCGCCTGACCGACGCGCAGGCCGCCGTGGGGCTGGCACAATTAGCCAAACTCGATGGCTTCAACGCGCGCCGCCGCCAGATCGCGGCTCAATATGACCAAGGACTGGCTGGCATTCCTGGGCTGGGCCTGCCGTACGTCTCTGCGGACGTGGTACATACTTTCCACATTTATTGCGTGCTACTCGGTGACGAGTTCCCGTTGTCGAAAGAAGATTTCATGTGGGAGCTGTATACGAAGAAACGGATCAAGGTCTGGTCGCATTACATGCCCATGCACTTGACGACCGCGTATCGCCAGTTGGGACATAGCGAGGGAGAATGCCCCATCGCCGAAGCACTTTTCGCGCGCTACGTCAGCCTGCCAATTCATCCGCGGCTGACGAGCGACGGCATCGACTATCTGATTAATTCGATTCGGTCGCTGGCATGAAAGACTTTCCCACCACGGTGCGCGGACTGCAGCGAGACGAGCAACTCTTCTCGCTCGATTCCTCGATTTTTATTGCCCGCAGTCCTGGGCGGCTCGACTTGATGGGGGGCAACGACGACTATACCGGCGGCATGGTTTTCGAAGCGACCATCCGCGAGGCCACCTGGGCCGCCGTACAAGGGCGCCGCGACGGCCGCATTGTTCTTGTTAATCCCCAGCTTGCCGAACAGGGTTGGCAACACACCGTCGAATTCGCGCTCGACGACCTGACGGACGAATCACGTGTCCGCGAGCTGGTGAATCGCGATCCTACGATTCGTTGGACGGCCTATGTGCTGGGGCTCTTCTATTGGCTTCGCTGGCGGGCGCCCAAGCGCGTGCGGCAGGGAGCCACCGTGTACATCGAGTCCGATGTGCCCTTGAACAAGGGGGTCAGCTCGTCGGCCGCGATCGAAGTTGCCGTGATGAAGGCCGCGGCCAGCGCATACGGCATACCGCTCGAAGGAGTCGCATTGGCCGAGGCCTGCCAGTGGGCCGAAAACGTCATCGCCGAAAGCGCCTGCGGCATCATGGATCAAATCGCGGTCGTGCTTGGCGACGAAGGATGCGTGCTGCCACTGGTATGTCAGCCCTGTGTGCCACAACCGCTGGTGCGGCTGCCAGCGGATCTGACCTGCTGGGCCATCGACTCCGGCGTGTCGCACGCCGTGACGGGCATTGAATACGAAGCGGCCCGGGCGGCTGCCTACATGGGTTATAAACTGATCTGTGACTGGGAAGAGATCGCCGTGCGTCCCGATGACGCGTCGCCGATTCCGCGATTCACCGATGACCGCTTTGCTGGATATCTCGCCAATCTTTCGCCGTCGCTCTTTCGCGAGCGATTCGAATCTAGGTTGCCCGACCGGATGAGCGGCGCCGAATATCTGCGTGTCGCTCATGAGCACGTCGATCCCTTTACGAAGGCGCGACCAGAAATTGACTACGCCGTGCGGGCCTGTACGCGTTACGCCGTCGAAGAGAATGAACGCGTGCGCATGTTTGCCGAGTTGGCCCGCGGCGCCGATGCGACGGACGCGCGCTCGGCGGCGATCCTGATGGGCGAGTTGATGTATCAATCGCACTATGGCTATACCGAGACCGGTCTCGGAAACGAGGCGACCGACCTGCTGGTCCGGCTGGCGCGCGAGCAAGGTCACGCGCGAGGCATCTTCGGCGCGAAAGTTACCGGCGGTGGCGCCGGAGGAACGGTGGCCGTTTTGGGCTTAGCGGACAGCGAGCCGGCCTTCGAATGCCTCGTGAAGCACTATGCCGAGGCGCGCGGCGCGCGACCCTACGTGTTCCGCGGCAGCTCGCCCGGCGCCGATCGCTTTGGCGTGATCGAGCTTGCCCCAAGTGCTTCGTAGTCAATCAAGAGGATTGCACGTTCACCACGGAGACACTGAGGCACGGAGAGGATGAAGAGAAATACGTTAGAACCACGAATCACACGGATTGCACGAATTCGA
The nucleotide sequence above comes from Pirellulales bacterium. Encoded proteins:
- a CDS encoding galactokinase family protein, which gives rise to MKDFPTTVRGLQRDEQLFSLDSSIFIARSPGRLDLMGGNDDYTGGMVFEATIREATWAAVQGRRDGRIVLVNPQLAEQGWQHTVEFALDDLTDESRVRELVNRDPTIRWTAYVLGLFYWLRWRAPKRVRQGATVYIESDVPLNKGVSSSAAIEVAVMKAAASAYGIPLEGVALAEACQWAENVIAESACGIMDQIAVVLGDEGCVLPLVCQPCVPQPLVRLPADLTCWAIDSGVSHAVTGIEYEAARAAAYMGYKLICDWEEIAVRPDDASPIPRFTDDRFAGYLANLSPSLFRERFESRLPDRMSGAEYLRVAHEHVDPFTKARPEIDYAVRACTRYAVEENERVRMFAELARGADATDARSAAILMGELMYQSHYGYTETGLGNEATDLLVRLAREQGHARGIFGAKVTGGGAGGTVAVLGLADSEPAFECLVKHYAEARGARPYVFRGSSPGADRFGVIELAPSAS